In Meleagris gallopavo isolate NT-WF06-2002-E0010 breed Aviagen turkey brand Nicholas breeding stock chromosome 2, Turkey_5.1, whole genome shotgun sequence, the following are encoded in one genomic region:
- the LOC100539085 gene encoding serine/threonine-protein kinase PDIK1L-like has product MAAEAKYSIIREVGRGNYGVVYEAIVNKTRSKVAVKRMQCNVPENAELALQEFWALQSIQRQHENVIQLEECILQNGQIFQPISHHYRKSNSHLLLIETCLKGRRCMDPRSACFLWFVMEFCDGGNMNEYLLSRGPDAQLNNSFMQQLSSAVAFLHRNQIVHRDLKADNILISHKRGNPIVKVADFGLSKVCRGKGNVNQHRFSSACGSNFYMAPEVWEGHYTAKADVFALGIIFWAMVERITFRDGDTEKELLGTYICQGKELIPLGEALLENPNLKLQIPLKNKKSMPDDLCKLLHDMLAFNPKKRLDSFQLEVRIRQISYGKKCQRSPS; this is encoded by the exons ATGGCTGCAGAAGCCAAGTACAGCATTATTCGGGAAGTGGGCCGAGGGAACTATGGGGTGGTTTATGAGGCAATTGTTaacaaaaccagaagcaaaGTAGCTGTGAAAAGGATGCAATGTAACGTGcctgaaaatgcagagctggcTTTGCAAGAGTTCTGGGCCCTGCAAAGCATCCAGAGGCAACATGAAAACGTGATCCAGTTGGAGGAGTGCATTCTGCAGAATGGCCAAATCTTTCAGCCCATTAGTCACCATTACAGGAAGTCAAACAGCCACTTGCTGCTGATTGAGACCTGTCTGAAAGGGCGGAGGTGCATGGACCCCAGGTCGGCCTGCTTTCTGTGGTTTGTGATGGAGTTCTGTGATGGTGGCAACATGAATGAGTACCTGCTGTCCCGCGGCCCGGATGCCCAGCTGAATAACAGcttcatgcagcagctcagcagcgcTGTGGCTTTCCTGCACAGGAACCAGATTGTGCACAGAGACCTGAAAGCGGACAATATTTTGATCTCTCATAAACGTGGGAATCCCATAGTAAAG GTGGCAGATTTTGGCCTCAGCAAGGTGTGTCGGGGGAAAGGGAACGTGAACCAGCACCGCTTCTCCTCTGCATGTGGGTCAAACTTCTACATGGCTCCAGAAGTGTGGGAGGGTCACTACACAGCCAAGGCTGATGTGTTTGCCCTCGGGATCATTTTCTGGGCTATGGTGGAGAGGATCACCTTCCGTGATGGAGATACTGAGAAGGAATTGCTTG GAACTTACATCTGCCAAGGCAAGGAGCTTATTCCTCTTGGGGAGGCGTTGCTGGAGAATCCCAACCTGAAGCTACAGATTCCTCTGAAGAACAAGAAGTCCATGCCAGATGATCTCTGCAAGCTCCTGCACGATATGCTGGCTTTTAACCCAAAGAAAAGATTGGACTCCTTCCAGCTGGAAGTCCGAATCAGGCAAATCTCCTACGGCAAGAAGTGCCAACGCTCCCCCTCATAG
- the PNOC gene encoding prepronociceptin: MGMHTVYIYHQGTGAGGGTEQRSRQLTAHCSPAVVTMRAVLWDLLLLCLFAQARSDCRGDCLRCDRHFYRDGFDLLVCILECEGEAVPRATWEMCATSIRSAPRPGAAGAGVLGAMEPAEAVASPLQVSELLRRRDAEDGGAGMAPGAFPSQDEDISRRLGGGFPRGTRGSWPAARGVQKRYGGFIGVRKSARKWNNQKRFSEFLKQYLGMSPRSTFRHRFPAPSARHRQN, from the exons ATGGGTATGCACACCGTCTATATATACCACCAAGGCACCGGCGCCGGaggaggcacagagcagaggagccgGCAGCTGACAGCACACTGCAG ccctgctgttgTCACCATGAGGGCTGTGCTctgggacctgctgctgctctgcctcttTGCCCAGGCAAGGAGTGACTGTCGAGGGGACTGCCTGCGCTGCGACCGCCACTTCTACCGGGATGGCTTCGACCTCCTC GTCTGCATCCTGGAGTGCGAAGGTGAAGCCGTCCCACGGGCCACCTGGGAGATGTGTGCCACCAGCATCCGATCTGCACCGCGTCCAGGTGCCGCCGGTGCTGGCGTCCTCGGTGCCATGGAGCCGGCCGAGGCGGTGGCGAGCCCGCTGCAGGTAAGCGAGCTGCTGCGGCGCCGGGACGCCGAAGACGGAGGTGCTGGGATGGCGCCGGGCGCTTTCCCATCGCAGGACGAGGACATTTCCCGGCGGCTCGGAGGTGGCTTCCCACGGGGGACACGCGGCTCGTGGCCGGCGGCCCGTGGGGTGCAGAAGAGATACGGGGGCTTCATCGGGGTGCGCAAATCGGCGCGGAAGTGGAACAACCAGAAGAGGTTTAGCGAGTTCCTGAAGCAGTACCTGGGCATGTCGCCCCGCTCCA